In one window of Lacticaseibacillus casei DSM 20011 = JCM 1134 = ATCC 393 DNA:
- the rpsR gene encoding 30S ribosomal protein S18: MAQQRRGGRRRRKVDFIAANHIEYIDYKDTNLLDRFISERGKILPRRVTGTSAKNQRKLTIAIKRARIMGLLPFVSED, translated from the coding sequence ATGGCACAACAACGCCGTGGTGGCCGTCGTCGTCGTAAAGTCGACTTCATCGCCGCTAACCACATCGAATACATCGATTATAAAGACACGAACTTGTTGGATCGGTTTATCTCAGAACGAGGCAAGATTTTGCCACGTCGGGTAACCGGCACCAGCGCTAAGAACCAACGTAAGCTGACGATCGCAATCAAGCGAGCGCGGATTATGGGTCTTCTGCCGTTTGTTTCGGAAGACTAA
- a CDS encoding type 1 glutamine amidotransferase domain-containing protein — MAKIAVLVTDNFEDAELTSPVKALKDQGHDVTLIETQAGKQITGKHGATATIDTTITDVKPDDFDGLLLPGGFSPDELRADDRFVNFVKAFLLADKPVFAICHGPQFFIQTGLTKGRTMTAYTTVRPDLYYAGAIVKNEPVVVDHNLVTSRTPDDLPEFNKAMLAQLK, encoded by the coding sequence ATGGCAAAAATTGCTGTTCTGGTTACCGATAACTTCGAGGATGCGGAATTAACCTCACCCGTCAAAGCGTTAAAGGATCAGGGCCATGACGTCACTTTGATTGAAACGCAAGCTGGGAAGCAAATTACCGGTAAACATGGCGCAACGGCAACGATCGACACCACGATTACCGATGTCAAACCGGATGATTTTGACGGCTTACTGCTTCCAGGCGGCTTTTCGCCAGATGAACTTCGGGCTGACGATCGCTTTGTTAATTTCGTCAAAGCCTTCCTGTTGGCCGACAAGCCAGTCTTTGCGATCTGCCACGGGCCGCAATTCTTCATCCAGACAGGCTTGACCAAGGGCCGCACCATGACCGCCTACACAACGGTTCGCCCGGATCTTTACTATGCAGGGGCCATCGTTAAAAATGAACCGGTCGTCGTTGATCATAACTTGGTGACAAGCCGGACACCTGATGACTTGCCGGAATTCAATAAGGCAATGTTGGCGCAATTAAAGTAA
- the ssb gene encoding single-stranded DNA-binding protein yields the protein MLNSVALTGRLTRDVDLRYTQSGTAVGSFTLAVDRQFRSANGERETDFINCVIWRKSAENFANFTKKGSLVGIEGHIQTRSYDNAQGQKVYVTEVVVENFALLESRATTQQRPSEPANPAGQGNQNYGGGQQFGNNQQPQNPPSFGSQSAPNNAPSSNPGQNPAAGQSQGNNGNTANPDPFANNGKPIDISDDDLPF from the coding sequence ATGCTTAACAGTGTTGCATTGACAGGTCGTTTAACCAGAGATGTTGACTTGCGCTATACGCAAAGCGGTACAGCTGTCGGTTCATTCACTTTGGCCGTTGATCGCCAGTTCCGCAGTGCAAACGGTGAACGGGAAACCGACTTTATCAATTGTGTGATCTGGCGTAAGTCAGCGGAGAATTTCGCAAACTTCACCAAGAAAGGCTCACTGGTCGGGATTGAAGGACACATTCAGACGCGTTCTTACGATAATGCGCAAGGGCAGAAAGTCTATGTGACCGAAGTCGTCGTTGAGAACTTTGCATTGCTGGAATCACGGGCAACGACACAACAACGGCCGTCCGAACCTGCGAATCCCGCTGGCCAAGGCAACCAGAATTATGGCGGTGGGCAGCAGTTTGGTAATAACCAGCAGCCGCAAAACCCACCTAGCTTTGGTTCCCAAAGCGCCCCGAACAATGCACCATCATCGAATCCGGGCCAAAACCCGGCAGCAGGTCAAAGCCAAGGCAACAATGGCAATACTGCTAATCCCGATCCTTTTGCCAATAATGGTAAACCGATCGATATTTCCGATGATGATCTGCCATTCTAA
- the rpsF gene encoding 30S ribosomal protein S6 yields MAETKYEVTYIIRPDLDDAAKTDLVERFDNILKENGASIIDSKDWQKRKLAYEINKYNEGLYHIVNLSAEDDKAINEFDRLAKINNDILRHMIVKRED; encoded by the coding sequence ATGGCTGAAACCAAGTATGAAGTAACTTACATCATTCGTCCTGATTTAGACGATGCTGCAAAGACTGATTTGGTTGAACGTTTTGACAATATTTTGAAGGAAAATGGTGCCAGCATCATTGATTCCAAGGATTGGCAAAAGCGTAAGCTCGCATATGAGATCAACAAGTATAACGAAGGTCTCTATCATATCGTGAACTTGTCCGCAGAAGATGACAAAGCGATCAATGAATTTGACCGTCTTGCCAAGATTAATAATGATATTCTGCGTCACATGATCGTGAAGCGAGAAGACTAA